A genome region from Maridesulfovibrio salexigens DSM 2638 includes the following:
- a CDS encoding GntR family transcriptional regulator, with translation MVSSIGLKRRVLRDDVVEHIVGSILKGHLKPGDKIVETRISRELQVSQGAVREAIRDLTARGFVETEPYKGSRVKVLSSDELYDYFAVRSELEPLALSWGYELNRIDIDGLMSAVESMYAGVERKDMTALGQADLDFHRTIMECSGNGSLVRSWEALANDYWMFTLVKQHLEDGVDLGAHAQEHREIVDAVKAGDLDLTKELLRNHYSL, from the coding sequence ATGGTATCCAGTATTGGACTGAAAAGACGGGTTTTGCGTGATGATGTTGTAGAACACATCGTAGGCAGTATTTTGAAAGGACACTTGAAACCCGGTGATAAGATAGTTGAAACCAGAATTTCACGGGAGCTTCAGGTCAGTCAGGGTGCTGTGCGGGAGGCGATCAGGGATTTGACCGCCAGAGGTTTTGTGGAGACCGAACCCTATAAAGGGTCCCGGGTAAAAGTACTGTCTTCGGACGAGTTGTATGATTATTTTGCTGTGCGGAGTGAGCTTGAGCCTTTGGCACTAAGCTGGGGGTATGAGCTTAACAGGATCGACATTGACGGTCTTATGTCCGCTGTTGAAAGTATGTATGCCGGAGTTGAGCGTAAGGATATGACTGCCTTGGGGCAGGCTGACCTTGATTTTCACAGGACAATTATGGAGTGTTCCGGAAATGGTTCACTTGTGCGCTCATGGGAAGCTTTAGCTAATGACTACTGGATGTTTACTTTGGTAAAGCAGCATTTGGAAGATGGGGTAGATCTTGGTGCGCACGCTCAAGAGCATAGAGAGATTGTTGATGCTGTTAAAGCGGGCG
- a CDS encoding methyl-accepting chemotaxis protein translates to MRLDIKNKLILLILAAVLLCAGGMASISFVKMTDMAQTAFEESSLSELQQVNNFISEFMHEAELNAKFLAGEPAVTESFGNNLNLVQDKSLDAVKRDLMNDKAKDAFDLMKRMVTSHKAYDFAFFGMEDGGFNMYPEDGMPAGYDPRARPWYTSAMAGAKDTSVSKAYKSTTGVAVSSITSKIRDNGRVIGVVGFDINLSTLTDVVSAIKIGKTGYIILMEGDNTILSDPLNKDYAFKQADNLEDPGMQELAKMKDDFAPVILGGEEKFVRVFTSPALGWKLALLIDKAEIMEGAYDTVKDTLLMGLGIAVVLCLFGWFVARSIANPIQMLVGAAQSVSKGDFDAIPDESRFSGELLTLQQALKDMVVDLGKLLKTTEEKGLEAEEQTKLAKEALAEAEEARNAAENAKREGMLQAAGQLEQIVDQVTSASQELSAQIEQSRSGAEIQRERSAEAATAMEEMNASVFEVAQNASQAAESADDARKQADDGGGIVDNVISSIGEVDAAAGQMAIGLENLGKRAEGIGQVMNVITDIADQTNLLALNAAIEAARAGEAGRGFAVVADEVRKLAEKTMDATKEVGEAVSAIQSGTRNSISDMEKASGMVERSTSYASDAGESLSSIVNIVESTADQVRAIATASEEQSAASEEINRNTDEINRIAAETSQAMEQSSQAVHELSRLSEDLKSVIDDLKKV, encoded by the coding sequence ATGAGGTTGGACATCAAGAATAAACTGATATTATTGATTCTGGCTGCTGTACTGCTATGTGCAGGCGGTATGGCTTCGATTTCTTTTGTGAAAATGACTGATATGGCTCAGACGGCTTTTGAGGAGTCTTCGCTTAGCGAATTGCAGCAAGTGAATAATTTTATCTCAGAGTTTATGCATGAAGCGGAGTTGAATGCAAAATTTCTGGCCGGGGAACCGGCGGTAACTGAGTCATTCGGTAATAACCTGAATCTGGTTCAGGATAAGAGTCTTGATGCGGTCAAAAGAGATTTGATGAATGATAAGGCAAAGGACGCTTTTGACCTGATGAAACGAATGGTTACAAGTCATAAAGCTTATGATTTTGCTTTCTTCGGTATGGAGGATGGTGGATTCAACATGTATCCGGAGGATGGCATGCCTGCCGGTTATGATCCCCGGGCAAGACCGTGGTATACTTCAGCCATGGCTGGGGCTAAGGATACTTCTGTCAGTAAGGCGTACAAGTCCACAACAGGTGTTGCTGTAAGTTCCATTACTTCTAAGATCAGAGATAATGGCCGGGTAATAGGTGTTGTAGGCTTCGACATCAACCTGTCCACACTTACCGATGTTGTTTCCGCAATTAAGATCGGTAAGACCGGATATATCATATTAATGGAAGGTGATAACACCATCCTCTCTGATCCTTTAAATAAGGATTATGCGTTTAAGCAGGCGGATAATCTTGAAGATCCGGGAATGCAGGAACTGGCTAAAATGAAAGACGACTTTGCTCCGGTCATCCTTGGCGGAGAGGAGAAGTTTGTCCGGGTATTTACTTCGCCTGCCCTTGGCTGGAAGCTGGCTCTGCTGATCGATAAAGCAGAGATCATGGAAGGGGCGTATGATACCGTTAAAGATACCCTGCTTATGGGGCTTGGTATTGCTGTCGTGCTTTGCCTTTTCGGTTGGTTTGTTGCCCGGTCTATTGCTAATCCCATTCAGATGCTTGTCGGTGCGGCCCAATCTGTTTCAAAGGGTGACTTTGATGCTATCCCTGATGAGTCCCGTTTTTCCGGCGAGCTGCTTACCTTGCAGCAGGCCTTGAAAGATATGGTTGTCGATCTGGGTAAATTGCTCAAAACAACTGAAGAGAAAGGTCTTGAAGCCGAAGAGCAGACTAAGCTGGCGAAAGAAGCTTTGGCAGAGGCGGAAGAAGCGAGAAATGCCGCAGAAAACGCTAAGCGTGAAGGTATGCTGCAGGCTGCGGGGCAGTTGGAGCAGATTGTAGATCAAGTTACCAGTGCATCGCAGGAGCTTTCCGCCCAGATAGAGCAGTCCAGATCAGGCGCAGAAATTCAGCGTGAACGTTCAGCTGAAGCTGCAACCGCTATGGAAGAGATGAATGCGTCTGTTTTCGAAGTAGCCCAGAACGCTTCACAGGCAGCTGAGAGCGCTGATGATGCCCGCAAACAGGCCGATGACGGTGGTGGGATTGTTGATAATGTTATTTCAAGTATTGGTGAAGTTGATGCTGCTGCAGGGCAGATGGCTATCGGGCTTGAAAATCTCGGCAAGAGGGCTGAAGGTATCGGGCAGGTTATGAACGTGATCACCGATATTGCCGACCAGACTAACCTGCTGGCTCTTAACGCAGCCATTGAAGCCGCCCGTGCAGGTGAAGCTGGGCGAGGATTTGCCGTAGTAGCAGACGAAGTCAGGAAATTGGCTGAAAAAACAATGGATGCCACTAAGGAAGTCGGCGAAGCGGTTTCAGCTATTCAGTCCGGAACCCGCAATAGCATCAGTGATATGGAAAAAGCCTCCGGCATGGTTGAAAGAAGTACCTCTTATGCTTCAGATGCAGGAGAGTCATTGTCTTCAATAGTCAATATTGTAGAGTCAACAGCAGATCAGGTCAGAGCTATTGCTACTGCATCTGAGGAGCAGTCCGCCGCTTCTGAAGAGATTAACCGTAATACTGATGAAATCAACCGTATCGCGGCTGAAACTTCCCAGGCTATGGAACAATCATCTCAGGCAGTGCATGAGCTGTCCCGCCTGTCTGAAGATCTTAAGAGTGTTATTGATGATCTGAAAAAAGTATAA
- a CDS encoding ATP-binding protein, whose product MEYRSDVSEIQKGFGQIEHSYVNTIAASLWDINIDHVKIQLEGALKLPGMRYLEVVEMSFGSVDPVAFIGKVPAGGNVIEKNFPLVHVIDGKSVEVGQLRAVADLDNVFKRLRLRVFVVLLTQAVKTFLVALFILMIIHYMVTRHLQTMAEYAQEMDISTLGRELVLKRRKKNTKPDEIDRVAEAFNEMRLNLIRDIAERKKAEEALRQSNMIVEKSPMVLFKWRNEYDWPVELVSQNVSQLGFKADDFMSGKVKYGEVIHPADKAKVEEEVQGFIDAGDDHYRHEYRIVDPTGRVYWIADSTVVVRDETGEVTSFLGIAFDFTEKKTAENELARLRNLLKNTIDSMPTMLVGVDESLRINQWNRSAEEDTGLTYEQVAGTQLMDVFPQLKDERDLIMDSVEKLEVREKNKIPFNSDGHIQYKNIKIYPLLESEDGRGAVVLIDDVTMKSRLEDMMIQTEKMMSVGGLAAGMAHEINNPLGAVLSGVQGTERRLSPSLKKNIEVASELGLDLNKVHQYMDKRGILGYLRGISDAGRRAASIVRNMLEFSRKSESSRTQVQVKGILEKALSLAENDYDLKKKYDFKVIEIRRDYEQNLPAVGITETEIEQVFLNIFKNAAQAMADKDFTDERPTLTLRTRKDGKFVRVEVEDNGPGMDEDVRKRVFEPFYTTKRVGLGTGLGLSVSYFIITRNHEGEFLVESEEGKGSKFIIRLPAGDNHENE is encoded by the coding sequence ATGGAATACCGTAGTGATGTCAGCGAGATTCAAAAAGGATTCGGGCAGATTGAGCACAGCTACGTCAATACGATAGCCGCCAGCCTTTGGGATATTAATATAGACCATGTTAAAATCCAGCTTGAAGGGGCTTTAAAGCTACCCGGGATGCGATACCTTGAGGTCGTTGAGATGTCTTTCGGATCTGTTGATCCGGTGGCATTTATTGGTAAAGTGCCTGCCGGTGGCAATGTAATTGAGAAAAATTTTCCACTGGTACATGTCATTGACGGAAAGAGTGTTGAGGTAGGACAGCTGCGTGCTGTTGCCGATCTTGATAATGTTTTCAAACGCTTACGATTAAGGGTCTTTGTCGTCCTGCTTACTCAGGCGGTTAAGACCTTTTTAGTCGCGCTGTTTATCCTCATGATTATCCATTATATGGTCACCCGTCATTTGCAGACCATGGCTGAATATGCACAGGAAATGGATATCAGCACCCTTGGCCGCGAGTTGGTACTTAAGCGGCGGAAGAAAAACACCAAGCCGGATGAAATTGATCGTGTTGCTGAGGCGTTCAATGAAATGCGCCTTAATTTGATCCGGGATATTGCCGAGCGTAAGAAAGCGGAAGAAGCTTTACGGCAATCCAATATGATTGTTGAAAAAAGCCCTATGGTTCTTTTTAAATGGAGAAATGAGTATGACTGGCCTGTTGAGCTTGTTTCTCAGAATGTCAGCCAGTTGGGATTTAAGGCCGACGACTTTATGTCCGGTAAGGTGAAGTACGGTGAGGTTATTCATCCTGCCGACAAAGCCAAGGTAGAAGAAGAGGTCCAAGGGTTCATTGATGCCGGTGATGATCATTATCGGCATGAGTACCGGATCGTAGATCCCACAGGACGGGTATACTGGATTGCAGATAGTACAGTGGTTGTCAGGGATGAGACAGGAGAGGTGACTTCTTTTCTGGGAATCGCTTTTGACTTTACCGAGAAAAAGACTGCTGAAAACGAATTGGCCCGTTTACGTAATCTGCTTAAAAATACCATTGATTCCATGCCGACGATGCTTGTCGGTGTTGATGAATCCCTAAGGATTAATCAGTGGAACAGGTCTGCTGAGGAAGATACCGGACTGACCTACGAACAGGTTGCTGGCACTCAGTTAATGGACGTTTTCCCCCAGCTTAAAGATGAACGTGATTTGATTATGGACTCGGTTGAAAAGCTTGAAGTTCGTGAGAAGAATAAGATTCCGTTCAATTCAGATGGTCATATTCAGTATAAAAATATTAAAATTTATCCTCTGCTCGAAAGTGAAGATGGACGAGGCGCAGTTGTTCTTATTGATGATGTGACCATGAAGTCTCGCCTTGAGGATATGATGATTCAGACTGAAAAGATGATGTCTGTCGGTGGTCTTGCCGCTGGGATGGCACATGAAATCAATAATCCGCTGGGCGCAGTGCTTTCAGGGGTGCAGGGTACTGAAAGGCGTTTATCTCCGTCTTTGAAGAAGAATATAGAAGTTGCTTCTGAGTTGGGTCTGGATTTGAATAAGGTCCACCAGTATATGGATAAGCGTGGTATTCTCGGTTACTTGCGAGGTATCAGCGATGCCGGACGCAGGGCAGCTTCCATTGTTCGTAATATGCTTGAATTCAGCCGCAAAAGTGAGTCTTCCCGTACTCAGGTTCAGGTGAAGGGAATTCTCGAAAAAGCATTGAGTCTTGCCGAGAATGACTATGATCTTAAGAAAAAATATGATTTTAAGGTCATTGAAATCCGTAGGGACTATGAACAGAATCTTCCGGCCGTAGGTATTACTGAAACTGAGATTGAGCAGGTCTTTTTGAACATATTCAAAAATGCTGCTCAGGCTATGGCAGATAAAGATTTTACGGATGAACGTCCAACATTGACTCTGAGAACTCGCAAGGACGGAAAGTTTGTACGTGTTGAAGTAGAGGATAACGGTCCCGGAATGGATGAAGATGTCCGTAAAAGGGTTTTTGAACCGTTTTATACTACAAAGCGCGTGGGGCTTGGAACAGGGCTCGGTCTTTCAGTTTCCTATTTTATCATTACCCGCAATCATGAGGGAGAATTCCTTGTTGAGTCAGAAGAGGGTAAGGGATCAAAGTTCATAATCAGGTTACCTGCCGGTGATAACCATGAAAATGAATAA